A stretch of DNA from Cumulibacter manganitolerans:
ACCGAGCAGATCTTCAAGGAGATCATCCGTGACGGGGCGCGGGCCGGCGAGTTCGGCACCGCGCGCGCCGACGCCGCCGCCCGGGCGCTGGTGACCATGCTGTCGGCGATGTCGCTGTGGTACCGCCCGGAGGGACCGCTCGGGGCCGACGAGCTCGCGGCCCAGCAGATCGACCTCGGCATGGCGCTGGTCGAGGCGCGCTAGCCGCTCAGCCCGCATAGCCGGTGTCCGCGGCGGCCCGGGCGGCGCCGTAGCCGAACGTCCCGCGGTCCCAGGCCTGGTCGGCGGGCACCCACCAGAAGAACGACACCTTGCGCTCGGTGAAGCGCCACCGCCCGTCCGCGCATCGCACCATGCGGTCGGTGTACCGGCCGGCGGCGACGTGCGCCTCGCCGTCCACGACGCACGGCTGGTAGAGCCAGGTGGCGCCGGTGGCCGCGTCGCCGTCGAGGTCGATCGTCTCGTTGGCCGAGAAGTGCCACCACGCGGTCAGCCCGCCGGCGGCCAGACCCGAGAAGAACTCGACCAGATCGGCACGGCCGCGGGCCGTCGACAGGCCCACGAACGCGCCGTCCTCGGTGAACAGCTCGGCGAGCTCCGCCCACCGGCCGTCGTCGAGCAGCTGGCAGTACCGCGCCCGCAGCTGCTGCAGGTCGTGCAGGTCCTCCAGGCGCCGAACCCGGGACTCGAGGGTGTCGTCCATCGCGCTGCCTCCAAGAACGAACGATCGTTCATGTGAGTGAAACAGCCGGTGGCCCATCCGTCAATACGTCTGCGGGGATCCGGCCGGGCCGGCTCAGTCGTCGTAGTCCTTGCCCTTGGCGTACCGCAGCCAGATCGACCGGCTGATCCCGACGAGGTGCGCCAGCCGCGACAGCTCGCTCGGCCGGAAGTCCGGCCCGCCGGGGCGTCCGGCGACGAACGCGTACTCCTCGCCGGCCGGCGCGGCCATCAGCGACGTGTCGAGCGTCGTCCAGTCCACGGGCACCAGATCGGTGACCGGGTTGAGGATCTTCGCCAGCATCGGCTGGTACCACGGCTCCACCCGGTCGATCTCGGGCGCGCTCGCGCTGCGGCTGATGACCTGACCGTCGTTGCGGACCAGCGCCGCCCAGCCGGAGCGGAAGATCCGCGGGAGCTCGTCGACCATCAGCTGGCCGGCGCCGGCCGGGTCCACCGACATGGCCTCGAGCAGCTGCAGCTCCCGGTGCGTCGCGAGGGCGCCGTCGAACGGCCGGATGGACTCGACGCTGACCCCGTCGAGCCGGTGCGCCGCGCTGAGCACCTCGTCGGGCATCTGCCCGGGCCCGATGTCGACCACGATGTCGTCGACCACCAGGTTGTCGTACTTGTCGACGATGTCCACGCTGACGATGTCGGCGCCCGTGGTGCCGATCGCGGTCGCCACGAGACCGAGCGACCCCGGCCTGTTCGGCAGGATCACCCGTAGCAGGTAGGACATCTACAGCACCTCCGCAGCGAGCAGACCGATGACGATGACCATTCCACACACCACCTGCAGCCTGCCGGTACGCGCCAGAACCGGTATCAGATCGCGACCGGCCGCGCCGCGCAGCACCGCGCGCACCGGTGGCACCGCGAACGCGGTCGCCGCGAGCGCCAGCAGCAGCCACGGCCAGCCGACCACCGGCATCGCCAGCAGGAACGCGCCGATCACGATGACCGCGTAGCCGACGCGGGTCGCCCGGTCGCCCATCCGCACCGCCGACGTGCGCTTGCCGACGGCGGCGTCCTTGGGCAGGTCGCGCAGGTTGTTCGCGACGAGCACCGCGACCGCCAGCAGCCCGATGGGGACCGACGCCAGCGCGGACTGCCAGGTCACCTGCGGCGGGCGGCCCGCGACGTACGCCGAGCCGATCACCGCGACGGGCCCGAAGAACACGAACACCGCGACGTCGCCCAGCCCGAGATAGCCGTAGGGCGTGGCGCCACCGGTGTAGAACCAGGCCGCGAGGATCGCGGCCGCCCCGACCGCGACCAGCCACCACGAGGTGGTGGCGGCGAGCGCGAGGCCGGCGAGCGCCGCGACGCCGAAGCAACCGAACGCCGCGGCCTTGACCTGGGCGGGAGCCACCAGGCCCGAGCCGGTGAGCCGCAGCGGCCCGACCCGGTCGGCGTCCGTGCCGCGCACCCCGTCGGAGTAGTCGTTGGCGTAGTTCACGCCGACCTGCAGCATCAGCGAGACCACCAGCGCCAGCGCGATCCGCCACCACGACAGGTGGCCGTACCACGGCGCGGCGACGTACCGCGCCGCCAGCGCGGCCCCCACCGCGACGGGCACGACCGACACCGGAAGGGTGCGCGGCCGGGCGCCGGCCCACCACAGCCTCGGGCCGCTCGGCGGGACGGTGGCGGGGGCGGGGGATGTCGTGGGCACGACCTCTATCTTGGCCGACCCGTAGAATTATGCGGTCGCCGACCCGGCGACCTCCGTACCCGACCGGAAGGCAGGCATGGCCGACCAGAAGATCTCGCGTGCCGACGTCGCGCACCTCGCCCGGCTGGCGCGCCTGGAGGTGACGTCCGAGGAGATCGACATCTTCGCAGCGCAGCTCGAGAGCATCCTCGAGCACGTCGCGGCGATCGGCGAGGTCGCCACCGGCGACATCCCCCCGATGTCCCACAACGTGCCGATGACCAACGTGATGCGCCCGGACGCGGTCGGGGCGTCGCTCGCCCGCGACGAGGTCCTCGCCCAGGCGCCCGCGGTCGAGCAGGACCGGTTCCGGGTGCCGCGCATCCTGGACGAGGAGTGAGCGGCGTGAACGAGATCACCAGGATGAGCGCGGCCGAGCTGGCGGCCGCCATCCGCACCGGTCAGACGACGTCGGTCGAGGCCACCACGGCCTACCTCGAGCGCATCGCCGCGGTGGACGAGCGCACCGGTGCGTTCCTGCACGTCAGCGCCGACCTGGCGCTGGCGCGGGCGAAGGACGCCGACGAGCGCGTGCGCTCCGGCACCGCGGGCCCGCTGACCGGCGTCCCGGTCGCGGTGAAGGACGCCTTCGTGACCCGCGGCGTCCCGACCACCGCCGGCTCGCGCTTCCTCGAGGGCTGGCTGCCGCCGTACGAGTCCACGGTGACCGCGCGGCTGGCCGACGCCGGCCTGGTGATGCTCGGCAAGACCAACATGGACGAGTTCGCGATGGGCTCGACGAACGAGAACTCGGCGTACCGTCCGGCCGCGAACCCGTGGAACCTGCAGCGCACCCCCGGGGGGTCCTCCGGCGGGTCGGCCGCCGCCGTGGGCGCCTACGAGGCGCCGCTCGCGCTGGGCACCGACACGGGCGGGTCGATCCGCCAGCCCGCGGCGCTCAGCGGCATCGTCGGCATGAAGCCGACGTACGGCACCAGCTCGCGGTACGGCGTGATCGCGTTCTCCTCCAGCCTGGACACCCCCGGGCCGTTCGGGCGCACCGTGCTCGACACGGCGCTGCTGCACGAGGCGATGAGCGGGCACGACCCGCGCGATGCCACCTCCATCGACGCGCCGGTGTCGCCGGTGGTGCAGGCCGCCCGCCGTGGCGCCGCCGACGGGCTCGCCGGGCTGACGGTCGGGGTCGTCTCCGAGCTGCTCGCGGAGGGGCTCGAGGACGGGGTGCGCGCAGAGTTCGACGCGGCCCTCGACGTGCTGCGCAGCCTCGGCGCGGACGTCCGCGAGGTCTCGTGCCCGCACTTCCGGCACGGGGTGTCGGCGTACTACCTGATCGCGCCCTCCGAGGCGTCGTCCAACCTGGCGCGCTTCGACTCGGTCCGCTATGGGCTGCGGGTCGGCGACGACGGCGAGCACAGCCTCGAGGAGGTCATGTCGCTGACGCGCGAGGCCGGGTTCGGGCCGGAGGTCAAGCGGCGCATCATCCTCGGCACGTACGCGCTGTCGGCCGGCTACCACGACGAGTTCTACGCGCAGGCGCTGCGCATCCGCACGCTCATCGCCCGCGACTTCGCGGCCGCGTTCGAGCAGGTGGACGTGCTGGTGTCGCCGACCGCGCCGACGGTGGCCTACCCGCTGGGCAAGGCCAACACCGACCCGCTGGCGATCTACCTGCTGGACCTGACGACGCTGCCGGCCTCCCTCGCCGGCACGCCCGCCATGTCGGTCCCGGTGGGGCTGGCCGACGACCCCCTCGAGGACGGCGAGCAGCGCCTCCCGGTGGGGTTGCAGATCATGGCTCCCGAGCTGCGCGACGACCGGTGCTACCTGGTCGCCGCGGCGCTCGAGGCCGCCCAGGACGCCGCCCGCGGCGGCGTCTTCCTCGAAGGAGCGCCCGCGCTGTGAGTGACCGACGACAACCAGTCGACATCGCCGAGACCGACCAGATCGGGCTCAGCGGCTCCGGACGCGCGGTCAGCATCGCGGCGTGGGCGCTGTCCGCGTTCGTGATCGCCGCCGGGATCGTGGCGCTGGTGCTGACCGGCAAGAAGGTGTTCATCGTCTTCATCGTGCTGGGCATCCTCACGCCGCTGAACGTGCTGATGTACGACACGTTCGTGCTCAAGCCGAAGATCGCCAAGCTGAAACGAGAGCGCGCCGAGCAGCGAGCGGCCGACGACGCGGCGAAGGAGACCGACCAGTGACCATGTCGACGGCAGCGGACGCCGAGGTGACGGCCGTGCTGGAGCGCTACGAACCGGTCGTCGGGCTGGAGACCCACGTCGAGCTCGGCACCGAGTCGAAGATGTTCTGCGGGTGCGCGACCGACTTCGGGGCGGACCCGAACACCCAGATCTGCCCGGTCTGCCTCGGGCTGCCCGGCGCGCTGCCGGTGCCCAACGAGAAGGCGATCGAGTCCACCATCCGGATCGGGCTGATGCTGCACTGCAGCATCGCCGAGGTGTCGCGGTTCAGCCGCAAGAACTACTTCTACCCGGACATGCCCAAGAACTTCCAGACCTCGCAGTACGACGACCCGCTGTGCGCGGATGGCTACCTCGACGTCGTCGTCGACGGTGAGTCGTTCCGCGTCGACATCGAACGCGTGCATCTCGAGGAGGACACCGGGAAGACGCTGCACGTCGGGGGATCGACCGGCCGCATCCAGGGAGCGACGTACTCCCTGGTCGACTTCAACAGGGCCGGGATCCCGCTGGTGGAGATCGTGACCCGGCCGATCGTCGGGGCGGGGGACAAGGCTCCCGCGGTGGCCCGCGCCTACGCCACCGAGCTGCGCGAGATCTGCCGTGCGCTCGGCGTGTCCGACGTCCGCATGGAGCAGGGCTCGATGCGCTGCGACGTCAACGTCTCGCTGAACCGGCCGGGCGAGCCGTGGGGCACCCGGACCGAGACGAAGAACGTGAACTCGCTGCGCTCGATCGAGCAGGCGGTACGCGGCGAGATCGTCCGGCAGGCGCCGCTGCTGGACGCCGGGTCGCGGATCCATCAGGAGACCCGGCACTTCCACGAGGACACCGGGGAGACGACCCCGGGCCGCAGCAAGGAGGAGGCCACCGACTACCGGTACTTCCCCGAGCCCGATCTGGTGCCGATGGCGCCCGACCGCGAGTGGGTGGCGCGGCTGCGCGCCGAGCTGCCCGAGCCGCCGAGCGCCCGCTTGGCCCGCCTGCAGGACGAGTGGGGACTCACCGACA
This window harbors:
- a CDS encoding nuclear transport factor 2 family protein, translating into MDDTLESRVRRLEDLHDLQQLRARYCQLLDDGRWAELAELFTEDGAFVGLSTARGRADLVEFFSGLAAGGLTAWWHFSANETIDLDGDAATGATWLYQPCVVDGEAHVAAGRYTDRMVRCADGRWRFTERKVSFFWWVPADQAWDRGTFGYGAARAAADTGYAG
- a CDS encoding ACT domain-containing protein, encoding MSYLLRVILPNRPGSLGLVATAIGTTGADIVSVDIVDKYDNLVVDDIVVDIGPGQMPDEVLSAAHRLDGVSVESIRPFDGALATHRELQLLEAMSVDPAGAGQLMVDELPRIFRSGWAALVRNDGQVISRSASAPEIDRVEPWYQPMLAKILNPVTDLVPVDWTTLDTSLMAAPAGEEYAFVAGRPGGPDFRPSELSRLAHLVGISRSIWLRYAKGKDYDD
- a CDS encoding 1,4-dihydroxy-2-naphthoate polyprenyltransferase; translated protein: MPTTSPAPATVPPSGPRLWWAGARPRTLPVSVVPVAVGAALAARYVAAPWYGHLSWWRIALALVVSLMLQVGVNYANDYSDGVRGTDADRVGPLRLTGSGLVAPAQVKAAAFGCFGVAALAGLALAATTSWWLVAVGAAAILAAWFYTGGATPYGYLGLGDVAVFVFFGPVAVIGSAYVAGRPPQVTWQSALASVPIGLLAVAVLVANNLRDLPKDAAVGKRTSAVRMGDRATRVGYAVIVIGAFLLAMPVVGWPWLLLALAATAFAVPPVRAVLRGAAGRDLIPVLARTGRLQVVCGMVIVIGLLAAEVL
- the gatC gene encoding Asp-tRNA(Asn)/Glu-tRNA(Gln) amidotransferase subunit GatC codes for the protein MADQKISRADVAHLARLARLEVTSEEIDIFAAQLESILEHVAAIGEVATGDIPPMSHNVPMTNVMRPDAVGASLARDEVLAQAPAVEQDRFRVPRILDEE
- the gatA gene encoding Asp-tRNA(Asn)/Glu-tRNA(Gln) amidotransferase subunit GatA — translated: MNEITRMSAAELAAAIRTGQTTSVEATTAYLERIAAVDERTGAFLHVSADLALARAKDADERVRSGTAGPLTGVPVAVKDAFVTRGVPTTAGSRFLEGWLPPYESTVTARLADAGLVMLGKTNMDEFAMGSTNENSAYRPAANPWNLQRTPGGSSGGSAAAVGAYEAPLALGTDTGGSIRQPAALSGIVGMKPTYGTSSRYGVIAFSSSLDTPGPFGRTVLDTALLHEAMSGHDPRDATSIDAPVSPVVQAARRGAADGLAGLTVGVVSELLAEGLEDGVRAEFDAALDVLRSLGADVREVSCPHFRHGVSAYYLIAPSEASSNLARFDSVRYGLRVGDDGEHSLEEVMSLTREAGFGPEVKRRIILGTYALSAGYHDEFYAQALRIRTLIARDFAAAFEQVDVLVSPTAPTVAYPLGKANTDPLAIYLLDLTTLPASLAGTPAMSVPVGLADDPLEDGEQRLPVGLQIMAPELRDDRCYLVAAALEAAQDAARGGVFLEGAPAL
- the gatB gene encoding Asp-tRNA(Asn)/Glu-tRNA(Gln) amidotransferase subunit GatB, yielding MSTAADAEVTAVLERYEPVVGLETHVELGTESKMFCGCATDFGADPNTQICPVCLGLPGALPVPNEKAIESTIRIGLMLHCSIAEVSRFSRKNYFYPDMPKNFQTSQYDDPLCADGYLDVVVDGESFRVDIERVHLEEDTGKTLHVGGSTGRIQGATYSLVDFNRAGIPLVEIVTRPIVGAGDKAPAVARAYATELREICRALGVSDVRMEQGSMRCDVNVSLNRPGEPWGTRTETKNVNSLRSIEQAVRGEIVRQAPLLDAGSRIHQETRHFHEDTGETTPGRSKEEATDYRYFPEPDLVPMAPDREWVARLRAELPEPPSARLARLQDEWGLTDKELASLVGAGALEPVLATIDAGAPHAAARKWWTGELARRANAAGVELERLAISPAQVAEVIGLVDSGRINDKLARQVVDGVLAGEGEPEQVMQARGLAVVSDAGAVGAAVDAAIAEHPDVAEKIRGGKLQAVGALVGAVMKATRGQADAGTARSLILERLGVG